The proteins below come from a single Stutzerimonas stutzeri RCH2 genomic window:
- a CDS encoding putative selenate ABC transporter substrate-binding protein, with amino-acid sequence MLKRSLAAVAGFALSLSIATTHAAEALRVSAIPDEAPTELIRKFKPLGEYLEQQLGMPVKFTPVSDYAAVVESLASDRLDLAWLGGFTFVQTRLKTGNAIPLVQREQDEQFTSKFITADPAVKSLADLQGKTFAFGSVSSTSGSLMPRYFMLKDGIEPEKYFKRIAYSGAHDATAAWVEAGKADAGVLNASVWDKLVAAGKVDTAKVRVISTTPPYYDYNWTVRGNLDPALVEKIKAAFLALDPANPEHKAILDLQAASRFIETKPENYAGIEEAARAAGLLK; translated from the coding sequence ATGCTGAAGCGCTCCCTGGCAGCCGTTGCCGGCTTTGCCCTGTCCCTGTCTATTGCCACCACCCACGCCGCTGAAGCCCTGCGGGTTTCTGCCATCCCCGACGAAGCACCGACCGAGCTGATCCGCAAGTTCAAGCCGCTGGGCGAATACCTGGAACAGCAACTGGGCATGCCGGTGAAGTTCACCCCGGTATCGGACTATGCCGCTGTCGTCGAATCCCTGGCCTCCGACCGCCTTGATCTCGCCTGGCTGGGCGGCTTCACCTTCGTCCAGACCCGTCTGAAGACTGGCAATGCGATCCCGCTGGTACAGCGTGAGCAGGACGAGCAGTTCACCAGCAAGTTCATCACCGCCGATCCTGCGGTGAAATCACTGGCCGACCTCCAGGGCAAGACCTTCGCCTTCGGCTCGGTATCGTCGACCTCCGGCAGCCTGATGCCGCGCTACTTCATGCTCAAGGACGGCATCGAGCCCGAGAAATACTTCAAGCGCATCGCCTACTCCGGCGCCCACGACGCCACCGCCGCCTGGGTCGAAGCCGGCAAGGCCGACGCCGGGGTGCTCAATGCCTCGGTATGGGACAAGCTGGTCGCGGCCGGCAAGGTCGACACCGCCAAGGTCCGCGTGATCTCCACCACGCCGCCCTACTACGACTACAACTGGACAGTGCGTGGCAATCTCGACCCGGCTCTGGTCGAGAAGATCAAGGCAGCGTTCCTCGCCCTCGACCCGGCCAACCCCGAGCACAAGGCGATCCTTGACCTGCAGGCCGCCAGCCGCTTCATCGAGACCAAGCCGGAAAACTACGCCGGCATCGAAGAAGCCGCGCGGGCGGCCGGACTGCTGAAGTGA
- a CDS encoding CHASE2 domain-containing protein encodes MPALPRQLSTLRTVLALLAILLDPFGLTTATDGASSRLLNQLQANAYGDAGARQQIAVVIIDDAFLRQRESHWPLPYNEQSKLFRQLLAYRPAAVMVDLMYSYDHSRGRNGDSSRFLSNVFERYRAAGVPLYLANSGSTESNALPIFTEVSEPALVSWSGYEDQYPLAAETAYGWMDSAAFALYRSYCTRHACQPLPATAQLAGEQPPIALQWGGDPAREQRLVSDVNQCASSSGLWSRIFSQLAQSVFWRLSAPTETRCPFHLTITASALATTVPEERAVLRELLGDRLVMVGASISSAEDLTSSPVHGKLPGVYAHAMALDNLIEYGQDYIAAPPQLFNTEIDVLDLLEFIFALVILWFHSARSGLLPGHRLAFAIGATLCLLLISVLLYQLRVTPVNILGLLLLIGVLLPEEPESPSLPSTSTRKESSCANPSHCSAPCCSAVPATQPD; translated from the coding sequence GTGCCGGCCCTACCGCGCCAGTTGTCTACGCTACGAACCGTACTGGCATTGCTGGCAATCCTGCTGGATCCCTTCGGCCTGACTACGGCCACCGATGGTGCATCGTCCCGCCTGCTCAATCAGCTGCAAGCCAACGCCTACGGCGATGCCGGCGCCAGACAGCAGATCGCAGTTGTGATCATCGATGACGCTTTTCTGCGCCAGCGCGAAAGCCATTGGCCACTGCCCTACAACGAACAGAGCAAACTGTTCCGCCAGCTACTGGCCTATCGACCAGCCGCGGTCATGGTTGACCTGATGTACAGCTACGACCACTCCCGCGGACGCAACGGCGACAGTAGTCGATTCCTGTCCAACGTGTTCGAACGCTATCGAGCTGCCGGCGTGCCGCTGTATCTCGCCAACTCCGGCAGCACTGAATCCAATGCCTTGCCGATCTTTACCGAAGTTAGCGAGCCGGCACTGGTGAGCTGGAGCGGTTATGAAGATCAGTACCCGCTGGCAGCCGAGACCGCATACGGCTGGATGGACAGCGCAGCCTTCGCCTTATACAGAAGCTACTGCACGCGCCATGCCTGCCAGCCGCTACCAGCAACGGCACAGCTCGCCGGAGAGCAACCGCCGATCGCTCTGCAATGGGGCGGTGACCCGGCGCGTGAGCAGCGTCTGGTCAGCGACGTCAACCAGTGCGCTTCATCATCTGGACTTTGGAGCCGGATTTTCAGCCAGCTCGCCCAGTCGGTCTTCTGGCGTCTCAGTGCTCCTACCGAAACACGCTGCCCATTTCACCTGACAATCACCGCGAGTGCCCTGGCTACGACCGTACCGGAGGAGCGCGCCGTGTTACGTGAGCTGCTTGGCGATCGCCTGGTAATGGTCGGCGCCTCCATCAGTTCCGCCGAGGATCTCACCAGCTCGCCGGTTCACGGCAAGTTGCCGGGCGTCTACGCCCACGCCATGGCGCTGGATAACTTGATCGAATATGGCCAGGACTACATCGCCGCACCACCGCAACTGTTCAACACCGAAATCGATGTCCTGGACCTGCTCGAGTTCATCTTCGCTTTGGTCATTCTCTGGTTTCACTCGGCCCGTTCAGGCCTTTTGCCTGGGCATCGCCTGGCGTTCGCGATCGGCGCAACGCTCTGCCTGCTGCTAATCAGCGTGCTGCTTTATCAGTTGCGCGTCACTCCAGTGAACATCCTCGGCTTGTTGCTGCTGATTGGCGTGTTACTGCCAGAAGAACCGGAATCCCCCTCCCTCCCCTCGACCAGCACACGAAAGGAGTCATCATGCGCAAACCCCTCACACTGCTCTGCGCCCTGTTGCTCAGCAGTACCAGCTACGCAGCCGGATTGA
- a CDS encoding PhnE/PtxC family ABC transporter permease, translated as MLNPALVRQDPATASRLMLTLLVVALLWPGLKLSELDLGVLFDGSNADTMGTFVSAFWPPEHSGEFLELLWQATLETLAIATAGMALALGVALPCALLATRAMSLSALSRGGRPAWWAQALRWPVRGLLIVLRSVPEIVWALLFVRAVGLGPTAGVLAIAITYAGMLGKVYAEIFESVDPLPARALLGAGASRLQAFLYGVLPQATGEMLSYSVYRWECAIRASVVMGFVGAGGLGQQMDLSMRMFAGGEVASMLLTFLMLVLLADLLSRLLRWRFA; from the coding sequence ATGCTGAACCCCGCGCTGGTCCGCCAAGACCCCGCTACCGCTTCACGCCTGATGCTGACATTGCTGGTGGTGGCGTTGCTGTGGCCCGGGCTGAAACTGAGCGAGCTGGACCTTGGCGTGCTGTTCGACGGCAGCAATGCCGACACCATGGGCACCTTCGTCTCGGCGTTCTGGCCGCCTGAGCACAGCGGCGAGTTTCTCGAGCTACTCTGGCAGGCCACGCTGGAGACCCTGGCCATCGCCACCGCCGGCATGGCCCTGGCGTTGGGTGTCGCCCTCCCCTGCGCTCTGCTTGCGACCCGCGCAATGTCCCTGTCCGCGCTCAGCCGCGGCGGCCGTCCGGCCTGGTGGGCACAGGCCTTGCGCTGGCCGGTGCGCGGATTGCTGATCGTTTTGCGCAGCGTCCCGGAAATCGTCTGGGCCTTGCTGTTCGTTCGCGCCGTGGGGCTGGGCCCGACCGCCGGCGTGCTGGCCATCGCCATCACCTACGCCGGCATGCTCGGCAAGGTCTACGCGGAAATCTTCGAGTCGGTCGACCCGCTGCCCGCCCGTGCCCTGCTGGGCGCCGGTGCTTCGCGACTGCAGGCGTTCCTCTATGGAGTACTGCCGCAAGCCACGGGCGAGATGCTCTCGTACAGCGTTTACCGCTGGGAGTGCGCGATCCGCGCCTCGGTGGTGATGGGCTTCGTCGGCGCCGGCGGGCTGGGCCAGCAAATGGATCTGTCGATGCGCATGTTTGCCGGCGGTGAAGTCGCCAGCATGCTGCTGACGTTTCTCATGCTGGTGCTGCTGGCCGATCTGCTCAGCCGCCTGCTGCGCTGGAGGTTCGCATGA
- a CDS encoding Hsp70 family protein, whose protein sequence is MPNVLPARACGIDFGTSNSTVGWWRPDMDPLIVLEGEQPTLPSVVFFNLEERRPVYGRQALSEYLEGYEGRLMRSLKSLLGSKLLKSETTVLGSAMPFKEILGLFLGTLKQRAETAAGRPFEQVVLGRPVFFVDDDPQADREAADTLAAAARKIGFKDVSFQYEPIAAAFDYESRIEREERVLIVDIGGGTSDFSLVRLSPERRAVDDRQADILATGGVHIGGTDFDKQLSLSGVMPLFGYGSRMKSDAPMPTSTHLNLATWHTINAVYAPASLRALQSMRYDIVDPTGIDRLYRLIEQRAGHWLAMQVEQGKIELTEAERFAIDFQRIEPHLQAELTRQGFESAIAALLDRIGGSINQLLADAGVRHDEVDTVFFTGGSSAIPALRDSVAGLLPRARHVEGNRFGSIGSGLAIEARKRYG, encoded by the coding sequence ATGCCCAACGTCCTACCTGCCCGCGCCTGCGGCATCGACTTCGGTACTTCCAACTCCACGGTTGGTTGGTGGCGCCCGGACATGGACCCGCTGATCGTGCTCGAGGGCGAGCAGCCGACATTGCCATCGGTGGTGTTCTTCAACCTCGAGGAGCGCCGGCCGGTCTATGGTCGCCAGGCGTTGAGCGAATACCTCGAAGGCTACGAGGGACGCCTGATGCGCTCGCTCAAGAGCCTGCTCGGCTCCAAGTTGCTGAAAAGCGAAACCACGGTGCTGGGCAGCGCGATGCCGTTCAAGGAAATCCTCGGCCTGTTTCTCGGCACCCTCAAGCAGCGCGCCGAAACGGCTGCGGGTCGGCCATTCGAGCAGGTCGTGCTGGGGCGACCGGTGTTTTTCGTCGATGACGACCCGCAAGCCGACCGCGAGGCGGCGGACACCCTCGCCGCTGCCGCCCGCAAGATCGGCTTCAAGGACGTGTCCTTCCAGTACGAGCCGATCGCCGCGGCGTTCGACTACGAGTCGCGTATCGAACGCGAAGAGCGCGTGCTGATCGTCGATATCGGCGGTGGTACCTCCGACTTCTCGCTGGTGCGGCTATCGCCCGAGCGCCGGGCTGTCGATGATCGTCAGGCGGACATTCTCGCTACCGGCGGCGTGCATATCGGCGGTACCGACTTCGACAAGCAGCTCAGCCTGAGCGGGGTGATGCCGCTGTTCGGCTATGGCAGCCGGATGAAGAGCGATGCGCCGATGCCGACCAGTACGCACCTCAACCTGGCCACCTGGCACACCATCAACGCCGTTTACGCGCCGGCCTCGCTACGAGCGCTGCAGAGCATGCGCTACGACATCGTCGATCCTACCGGCATTGATCGGTTGTACCGCCTGATCGAACAGCGTGCCGGGCACTGGCTGGCCATGCAGGTGGAGCAGGGCAAGATCGAGCTGACCGAGGCGGAGCGTTTCGCCATCGACTTCCAGCGCATTGAACCGCACTTGCAGGCCGAGTTGACGCGTCAGGGTTTCGAAAGCGCCATCGCCGCACTGCTTGACCGTATCGGTGGCAGCATCAATCAGCTGCTGGCGGATGCCGGCGTGCGCCATGATGAGGTCGATACGGTGTTCTTCACCGGTGGCTCGAGCGCTATTCCTGCACTGCGCGACAGCGTTGCCGGGCTGCTCCCCCGTGCACGGCATGTCGAAGGCAATCGCTTCGGCAGCATCGGCAGCGGATTGGCCATCGAGGCGCGCAAGCGCTACGGTTGA
- a CDS encoding undecaprenyl-diphosphate phosphatase, which produces MDLLQIIVLAIVQGLTEFLPVSSSAHLILFPHLAGWEDQGLAFDVAVHLGTLFAVVWYFRQEVFGMTRDWFASLAKRERVGDSRLAWAVILGTIPAGIAGLLFKGFIEEQMRSPLVIAWATIGFGLLLWWSDVVSRKTPQPRDEHSLSWKDILLIGCAQALALIPGTSRSGVTMTAGLLLGLSRSGAARFSFLLSIPIIVLASALSMLDLAEGGVAVDWTAMGLGVVLSAVSAYLCIHFFLKLLERVGMLPFVIYRLILGVVLLVLFSGA; this is translated from the coding sequence ATGGATTTACTTCAGATCATCGTCCTGGCCATTGTGCAGGGGCTTACCGAGTTCTTGCCGGTATCGAGCTCGGCTCATCTGATCCTCTTCCCGCATCTGGCGGGCTGGGAAGACCAGGGATTGGCATTCGATGTCGCCGTACATCTCGGCACGCTGTTCGCCGTGGTCTGGTACTTCCGCCAGGAAGTGTTCGGCATGACCCGCGACTGGTTCGCTTCGCTGGCGAAGCGTGAACGCGTGGGCGACAGCCGACTGGCGTGGGCCGTGATCCTCGGAACGATTCCGGCTGGCATCGCCGGGCTGCTGTTCAAGGGCTTCATCGAAGAGCAGATGCGCTCGCCACTGGTAATCGCCTGGGCGACCATCGGCTTCGGCCTGTTGCTGTGGTGGTCGGATGTGGTCAGCCGGAAAACACCGCAGCCACGTGATGAACACAGCCTCAGCTGGAAAGACATCTTGTTGATCGGCTGCGCTCAGGCCCTGGCGCTGATCCCCGGGACCTCGCGCTCGGGCGTGACCATGACCGCCGGCTTGCTACTGGGGCTGTCGCGCTCAGGCGCCGCGCGCTTCTCCTTCCTGCTGTCGATCCCGATCATCGTGCTGGCCAGCGCCTTGAGCATGCTCGATCTGGCGGAAGGCGGCGTAGCCGTGGACTGGACGGCGATGGGCCTTGGCGTGGTGTTGTCGGCGGTGAGCGCCTACCTGTGCATCCACTTCTTCCTGAAGCTGTTGGAGCGCGTCGGCATGCTGCCGTTCGTGATCTACCGTTTGATCCTTGGCGTGGTGCTGCTGGTTCTATTCAGCGGCGCCTGA
- the phnE gene encoding phosphonate ABC transporter, permease protein PhnE: protein MRLLSRLLIPAGLVAAVVAAFAYLQLESAALLSRDGLAQMAAYASGFMAPDLSADHLQAIVHGTLETLAMSAIGTLLAAMLGLLLALPAAGRFGLLAQASSRLLLNALRAIPELVWAALMVLAAGLGPNAGTLALALHTAGVLGRLFAEALENTPPQPGDALRLTGSGRIAAFCYGTLPSLWPQLVAYTLYRWENNIRMASVLGFVGAGGLGQMLYMSLSLFQEAQASTVILAMLAMVLAVDSLSAWARQRWVRG, encoded by the coding sequence ATGAGACTGCTGTCGCGCCTGCTGATCCCGGCCGGGCTGGTCGCCGCCGTCGTAGCGGCGTTCGCCTACCTGCAGCTGGAGAGCGCGGCACTGCTGAGTCGCGATGGCCTCGCGCAGATGGCCGCCTATGCGTCGGGCTTCATGGCTCCGGACCTGTCGGCCGATCATCTGCAGGCGATCGTCCACGGCACCCTGGAAACCCTGGCGATGTCCGCCATCGGCACCTTGCTCGCGGCCATGCTCGGCTTGCTGTTGGCACTGCCGGCGGCGGGGCGCTTCGGGCTGCTCGCGCAGGCATCGTCGCGCCTGCTGCTCAATGCGCTGCGGGCGATACCGGAACTGGTGTGGGCGGCGCTGATGGTGCTGGCCGCCGGGCTCGGGCCGAATGCCGGGACGCTGGCGCTGGCGCTGCACACCGCGGGCGTGCTGGGCCGGCTTTTCGCCGAGGCGCTGGAGAACACCCCGCCACAGCCCGGCGATGCGTTGCGCCTAACCGGTAGCGGCCGCATCGCGGCATTCTGTTACGGCACCCTGCCCTCGCTCTGGCCGCAACTGGTGGCCTACACCCTGTATCGCTGGGAAAACAATATCCGCATGGCCAGCGTGCTCGGTTTCGTCGGCGCCGGAGGGCTGGGTCAGATGCTTTACATGAGCCTCAGCCTGTTCCAGGAAGCCCAGGCCTCGACGGTGATCCTGGCCATGCTGGCGATGGTGCTAGCGGTTGACAGTCTCAGCGCGTGGGCGCGGCAGCGCTGGGTGCGAGGCTAA
- a CDS encoding phosphonate ABC transporter ATP-binding protein, which translates to MPDCAAEPEPMVKLASVGHTHAGGQVALRGIDLQIAQGERVAIIGPSGAGKTTLLRLLATSLKPDQGELDLLGKQPWTLAATARQRLRTRIGLIHQAPPLPPRQRVVTAVLAGRLGQWSLFKSLFSLIFPLDRQGAADALGRLDLADKLYMRCDQLSGGQLQRVGIARVLYQAPDLILADEPVSAMDPVLASHTLDVLSREAQRRNATLLASLHAVELALEHFPRIVGVRDGCILFDKPATAIGHDELTALYANEQLEHAPSPPAAPPPLLNIPRC; encoded by the coding sequence ATGCCAGACTGCGCGGCCGAACCCGAACCAATGGTGAAGCTGGCCAGCGTGGGGCATACCCACGCGGGCGGCCAGGTTGCCTTGCGCGGAATCGATCTGCAGATCGCCCAAGGTGAACGCGTCGCGATCATCGGGCCATCCGGGGCTGGCAAGACCACGCTGCTGCGTCTTCTGGCCACCTCGCTCAAGCCCGACCAAGGCGAGCTCGATTTGCTCGGCAAGCAGCCCTGGACGCTTGCCGCCACCGCCCGGCAACGACTGCGTACACGGATCGGCCTGATTCACCAGGCGCCGCCGCTACCTCCAAGGCAGCGCGTGGTCACTGCGGTGCTGGCCGGCCGGCTTGGTCAGTGGTCTCTGTTCAAGAGCCTGTTCAGCCTGATCTTTCCACTGGACCGTCAGGGCGCCGCCGATGCGCTCGGGCGTCTCGATCTTGCCGACAAGCTGTACATGCGCTGTGACCAGCTATCGGGCGGTCAGCTGCAGCGGGTCGGAATCGCCCGCGTGCTTTATCAGGCCCCGGATCTAATTCTCGCCGATGAACCGGTGTCGGCCATGGATCCGGTGCTCGCCAGCCACACGCTGGACGTGCTCAGCCGCGAAGCGCAGCGCCGCAACGCCACACTGCTGGCCAGCCTGCACGCAGTGGAGTTGGCGCTGGAGCACTTCCCGCGCATCGTCGGCGTGCGTGACGGTTGCATCCTGTTCGACAAACCCGCCACTGCAATCGGTCATGACGAGCTGACCGCGTTGTACGCCAACGAGCAGCTCGAGCATGCCCCGTCGCCACCCGCTGCGCCGCCCCCGCTGCTGAACATTCCGCGATGCTGA
- a CDS encoding hydroxypyruvate isomerase family protein, which translates to MKIAANLSLLFTELPLTERILAARVAGFDGVEIQFPYEVPAMRLKEQLERAGMPLVLINLPAGDLLQGGPGLAAVPDRQEAFDAALQEALTYALMVRPASVNVLPGRLAEGVDRELALETLEHNLWKTADAFDMLGIRVLCEAINPLDMRGFLINSAADLEALLERVDHPNCMAQLDFYHMARQQLDLPNCIAQLGERIGHVQFADCPGRGAPGSGELDFSAALQALQAAGYQGWLSAEYKPGEQGTDASLGWLADWRER; encoded by the coding sequence ATGAAGATCGCCGCCAATCTGTCGCTGCTGTTCACCGAACTGCCGCTAACCGAACGCATCCTGGCCGCCCGCGTCGCCGGTTTCGATGGGGTGGAGATCCAGTTTCCCTATGAAGTGCCGGCCATGCGCCTGAAAGAACAGCTCGAGCGCGCCGGCATGCCGCTGGTGCTGATCAATCTGCCCGCTGGCGATTTGCTGCAGGGCGGGCCAGGTCTGGCGGCGGTGCCGGATCGGCAGGAGGCCTTCGACGCGGCGCTACAGGAGGCACTGACCTATGCGTTGATGGTTCGCCCGGCCAGCGTCAACGTGCTGCCGGGTCGCCTCGCCGAGGGCGTCGACCGAGAGCTGGCGCTGGAGACCCTGGAGCACAATCTGTGGAAAACCGCCGACGCCTTCGACATGCTCGGCATCCGCGTGCTCTGCGAAGCGATCAATCCACTCGACATGCGGGGCTTTCTGATCAACAGCGCGGCGGATCTCGAGGCGCTGCTGGAGCGGGTCGATCACCCCAACTGCATGGCGCAGCTGGATTTCTACCATATGGCCCGCCAACAGCTGGACCTGCCCAACTGCATCGCCCAGTTGGGTGAGCGCATCGGTCATGTGCAATTCGCCGATTGCCCGGGCCGCGGCGCGCCCGGTAGCGGTGAGCTGGACTTCAGCGCAGCGCTGCAAGCCTTGCAGGCCGCCGGCTACCAGGGCTGGCTGAGCGCCGAGTACAAACCGGGCGAGCAGGGCACCGATGCCAGCCTGGGCTGGCTGGCCGATTGGCGCGAGCGGTGA
- a CDS encoding spinster family MFS transporter: protein MQPSTQASNAWRVLFLLFLANLFNFFDRTIPAIIAEPIRLEWSLNDFQLGLIGTAFTIVYAIAGLPLGRMADLGSRRKIMGWGLTAWSGLTAVNGLAWNFWSFLLVRMGIGIGEASYAPAANSLIGDLFPAHKRARAMGIFMLGLPLGLLLAFFTIGSMVEAFGSWRAPFFIAAVPGLVLALFIFFIKEPKRGAAETVKVSQEPVKQPMRKVLSIRTFWWLVLAGLAFNFATYACNAFMVPLLMRYHGVSLVQASVATGVIVGLTGLFGLTLGGWVADRIHQRFARGRLIFAAVSMLIATIATGYALLAGRIEVGMFVAVFSIGWLFSYNFYTCVYTAIQDVVEPRLRATAMALFFAGLYLLGGGMGTVVVGLLSDHFAEAAMLAAGASEMAEAFRAEGLHGAMYLIPASLLLTMVFLFQASRTFCADAKRMTAGMTADAPGAEAVPA from the coding sequence ATGCAGCCTTCCACCCAAGCATCCAACGCCTGGCGCGTGCTGTTTCTGCTGTTTCTGGCGAACCTGTTCAACTTCTTCGATCGCACCATTCCGGCGATCATCGCCGAGCCGATCCGCCTGGAGTGGAGCCTCAACGACTTCCAGCTCGGCCTGATCGGCACCGCTTTCACCATCGTCTATGCCATTGCCGGTCTGCCCCTGGGGCGCATGGCCGATCTCGGTTCGCGGCGCAAGATCATGGGCTGGGGGCTGACTGCCTGGAGCGGCCTGACGGCGGTCAACGGGCTGGCCTGGAACTTCTGGAGCTTCCTCCTGGTGCGCATGGGCATCGGCATCGGCGAAGCCAGTTACGCGCCGGCCGCCAACTCGCTGATCGGCGACCTGTTTCCGGCGCACAAACGCGCGCGGGCGATGGGCATCTTCATGCTCGGCCTGCCGCTGGGGCTGCTGCTGGCTTTTTTCACCATCGGCTCGATGGTCGAGGCGTTCGGCAGCTGGCGTGCGCCGTTCTTTATCGCTGCCGTGCCAGGCCTGGTGCTGGCGCTGTTCATCTTCTTCATCAAGGAGCCCAAGCGTGGCGCCGCCGAGACCGTCAAGGTATCCCAGGAACCGGTGAAGCAGCCGATGCGCAAGGTGCTGTCTATCCGCACTTTCTGGTGGCTGGTGCTGGCCGGGCTGGCGTTCAACTTCGCGACCTATGCCTGTAATGCCTTCATGGTGCCGCTGCTGATGCGCTATCACGGGGTCTCGCTGGTCCAAGCCTCGGTGGCCACCGGCGTGATCGTCGGCTTGACCGGTCTGTTCGGGCTGACGCTGGGTGGCTGGGTTGCCGATCGCATTCACCAGCGCTTCGCCCGCGGTCGCCTGATCTTCGCGGCGGTGAGCATGTTGATCGCGACCATCGCGACCGGCTATGCGCTGCTGGCCGGGCGTATCGAGGTCGGCATGTTCGTCGCGGTGTTCAGCATCGGCTGGCTGTTCTCCTACAACTTCTATACCTGCGTCTACACGGCAATTCAGGACGTGGTCGAGCCGCGTCTGCGGGCCACGGCCATGGCGCTGTTCTTCGCCGGGCTGTATCTGCTCGGTGGCGGTATGGGGACGGTAGTGGTCGGCCTGCTCTCGGACCATTTCGCCGAAGCAGCAATGCTGGCGGCGGGCGCCAGCGAGATGGCCGAGGCCTTCCGCGCCGAGGGGCTGCACGGGGCGATGTACCTGATACCCGCCTCGTTGCTGCTGACCATGGTGTTCCTCTTCCAGGCGTCGCGGACGTTCTGTGCCGATGCCAAGCGCATGACTGCCGGGATGACGGCGGATGCGCCTGGCGCGGAGGCAGTGCCTGCCTGA
- a CDS encoding NAD(P)-dependent oxidoreductase: MSDLPTLAFAGIGLMGLPMCRRLLAAGYRLVVWNRSPEKCEPLVALGARAVATPAELCAEADIVLLCLADTAAVREVLFGKGGIAEGGKAGKLLVDHSSLEPAATRDMAAELEFRSGMRWVDAPVSGGTPGAEAGSLVIMAGGRVEDVERVRPVLMNLGQRLTHMGEVGAGQVTKVCNQMIVACNALVIAEVVALAERAGVDASLLAPALAGGFADSRPLQILAPQMAASEFEPVKWHVRTLLKDLDTAVKLSREQGSATPLSGLAAQLMRLHGSQGNLERDPATLVQMYWEDEQ, translated from the coding sequence ATGTCCGACCTGCCAACTCTCGCCTTTGCCGGTATCGGCCTGATGGGCCTGCCAATGTGCCGGCGCCTGCTCGCCGCGGGGTATCGTCTGGTCGTGTGGAATCGATCGCCCGAGAAGTGCGAGCCGCTGGTCGCGCTGGGCGCTAGGGCAGTAGCCACGCCTGCCGAACTCTGCGCGGAGGCGGACATCGTCCTGCTTTGCCTGGCTGACACCGCGGCTGTGCGCGAGGTGCTGTTCGGCAAGGGCGGCATTGCCGAAGGTGGCAAGGCCGGCAAGCTGCTGGTCGATCACTCCAGTCTCGAACCGGCCGCTACCCGTGACATGGCCGCTGAGCTGGAGTTTCGCAGTGGCATGCGCTGGGTGGACGCGCCGGTGTCCGGTGGTACTCCGGGGGCGGAAGCCGGCAGCCTGGTGATCATGGCGGGCGGGCGCGTCGAGGATGTCGAGCGGGTGCGGCCGGTGCTGATGAATCTCGGTCAGCGCCTGACCCATATGGGCGAGGTCGGGGCCGGCCAGGTGACGAAAGTCTGCAATCAGATGATTGTCGCCTGCAATGCGCTGGTGATCGCCGAGGTGGTGGCCTTGGCCGAACGAGCCGGGGTCGACGCCAGCCTGCTGGCACCGGCACTGGCTGGAGGCTTCGCCGATTCCAGGCCGCTGCAGATCCTCGCTCCACAGATGGCCGCGAGTGAATTCGAACCGGTGAAATGGCATGTGCGCACCTTGCTCAAGGACCTCGACACCGCAGTGAAACTGTCCCGCGAGCAGGGTTCGGCGACGCCATTGAGCGGACTGGCGGCACAGCTGATGCGTCTGCACGGCAGCCAGGGCAATCTGGAGCGCGATCCCGCCACGCTGGTGCAGATGTACTGGGAGGACGAGCAATGA